In one Lolium rigidum isolate FL_2022 chromosome 3, APGP_CSIRO_Lrig_0.1, whole genome shotgun sequence genomic region, the following are encoded:
- the LOC124700297 gene encoding polyubiquitin-like encodes MKRRATMDSNQDQPASSYKIYVKMLKTVALDVNCTDTVDQIKSKFSAMEGIDKSAQELFFAGIHLKNADKLADYNITTNSSVDLHVTDGMQISVKIPLVGKTIKLNVKKSNRVADLKAEIEQNEGILRDNQILMYAGRQLEDNQTLSQCDLRNDQPLHVLVSPTDKLRVFVNVRGERAVSLDVKSWYTVADIKLMVETKEGLPACTHILTRTQSGFDVVLADSQTLQDQSVKNNDILMLKQNDRVVLQQNDSVQVFFRTWEGKTLTMSLKMSNTTEEVMEKIGERLPVREDMYYLCYKGHVLSSGDTLEKHQVESNSTINIRLRTSAPMAPKPKQGKGASARTFLSVNRQK; translated from the exons ATGAAGCGGCGGGCCACCATGGACTCCAACCAGGATCAGCCGGCGTCGAGCTACAAG ATCTATGTGAAGATGCTGAAGACAGTTGCTCTCGATGTGAACTGCACTGATACGGTTGATCAGATCAAGTCTAAGTTCAGTGCCATGGAGGGGATTGACAAAAGTGCCCAAGAGCTATTCTTTGCTGGGATTCACTTGAAGAATGCTGACAAGCTTGCTGATTACAATATAACTACAAACTCTTCTGTTGACCTTCATGTAACTGATGGGATGCAAATATCTGTCAAGATTCCCTTGGTTGGAAAGACCATCAAGCTCAATGTCAAGAAATCTAACAGGGTAGCTGATCTCAAGGCGGAGATCGAACAGAATGAGGGAATTCTTAGGGACAACCAAATCCTGATGTACGCAGGTCGGCAGCTTGAGGACAATCAGACATTAAGTCAGTGCGACTTGAGGAATGACCAGCCACTTCATGTTTTGGTTAGCCCCACTGACAAGCTGCGTGTTTTTGTCAATGTTAGAGGTGAAAGAGCTGTAAGTCTTGACGTCAAGTCCTGGTACACTGTTGCTGACATCAAGTTGATGGTTGAGACAAAGGAGGGTTTACCTGCATGCACACACATACTCACGCGAACTCAATCTGGTTTTGATGTGGTACTTGCTGACAGCCAGACTCTCCAGGATCAGAGTGTCAAAAACAATGACATCCTCATGTTGAAGCAGAATGACAGGGTTGTGTTGCAGCAGAATGACAGTGTCCAGGTCTTCTTCAGGACTTGGGAAGGGAAGACCTTAACAATGTCTCTGAAAATGTCCAACACGACAGAGGAAGTCATGGAGAAAATTGGGGAGAGGCTGCCGGTAAGGGAAGATATGTACTATCTCTGCTACAAGGGTCATGTTCTGTCATCTGGGGATACTCTTGAGAAGCATCAAGTCGAGAGCAACTCCACGATTAATATCCGCCTTCGGACCTCAGCACCTATGGCACCGAAGCCAAAGCAGGGCAAGGGTGCTTCTGCTCGCACCTTCCTTTCTGTCAATAGGCAGAAGTAG